CCTTGAAACACATCTGTAGACATAATTGCTCATGTGGTGCCTCCATTTTCTCATTGTACCATTTTCTAGGAGGCCTCTGCTTTGCCCTGCTCTTCCTTTTCTTTGGCAGCACAAATGCCAATGGCTCATAACCATCATCATCAGCCTCCTTCAACAATCCTTTCTCTTCTTCATCAGATGAAGGTTGGAAATCAGGTTCCTCCTCTTGAACTACACTTGAATGTGTCCTTGTTGTAGGCCCTTTCCTAACTGGAAGCttctgtttcttcttcttcttctcttcatgTACAATTACAGTTTCTTCATCCTGTGAAACAACCTTGTCATCTTCATCCATTTCAAAAGGTTCCTCAACCTCTGTGTCACCAGAGTAATGCACCATTTCTTCCTCCTCAGATTCTTCATCATCTGTTTCTTCCTCTTCTACTTCATCATACTCTCTCTGTTTCTTTCCCTCATCCATCTCTATGTCATCAGCATCACCCGTATAAAAAGGGTTTATATCATTGTCATCTTCACCTTCACAATCAGAACCACCACTGCCATCATatccctcttcttcttctatttcCAAAACAGCTTTCAGTTTTCCTTTTACATTCTTGCTCTCTTGTGTGCAAACACCAGTACCATGAGCTACTAAACTGCAGCTGCTACTCTGACTTTCAAAGGCAACTCCTTCTTCATCAACAGCATAGATGGGTGGCTCACTGAGATCATATAACACAGGCTCTTCATACACAACAGTGGATAATTCTTGCCTCTGAAACTTGCTGCAAGGAGGTGGACATGCCCTCACTAGCAAATTTAAAACTTTACAGTCCTCAACCTGCCTCTTTACTAGTTGCAACTCAGCATTACTCTCTACCATCTCCAATCCTTTCTCCCCTAAATCTGGATTCTCAATGTGAAACAGCAGATCATATTCACTAAATCCTGGGGTTTCCATCACTGCAATCATATTCAGGTATGTTACATCTGAACTGCAGAGCTTCAGCTCTAACATTTCTGAAGCATCAAAAAAGAACCTAACATCCAAAATGTCATCATACAAACTGCAAAATGAAATAACAGACAAAATTGGTTAATAAACAATTTTACTTAACATATTGTCTAACATATAAACAAAGATTTGTTTCAGTTAACATATAAACAAGTTAACATATAAACAGAGTTTTGTTTAAGTTAACATATACACAAGTTAACATATAAACAGAGCTTTGTTTAAGTTAACATATAAGCAAAGCTTTTATTTACCCTAGCTAGGTAACACCTAATGCTGCTCTGACAATTTGGACTAAGAAATAACAATGtaatccactgatgctgctctgctctgctctaGTTAGGACTCATGTAATCCACTATACTACTCTGCTCTAGTTAGGCCTAGCAATTAGAGTGCTAAACATGCAGGCAGTAAACTCTAACCCTAATCCCCAATTTCAGTGAGCAAGAATGGAGCAAGAATGAAACAGTGGAGCACTTACAGAACACCACCGAAGCCATGAGTCCAGTGATGGGCGGTGCTATGGTTGTCCACCCAAATTCGCGCCATCCGCAGCCTCTGCTCCATCGACAACGCCGGCTCCGCAAAATCTTCCTCCGCGCTACTGTACTCCGAGCTGGAGTAGCCACCACTGCCATCGAAGCGGGggaggtcgccgccgctcgcatCGCCCAGGCCATCGCCGCCTGCTGGAGTCGCCGAGGCCATCGTCGCCTAGGGCACAGCAGCCGCGGGGGAGAGGAGGGCACAGCGGCCGCGGGGGAGAGGAGGGCACAGCGgccgcgagggagaggagggcACAACAGCCGCGGGGGAGAGGAGGGAGGTGACAGCGCCTAAGCAGTTCGATCGATGGCTACGGCGgcgtggtgcggcggcggcggggcgggcgggGAGGCAGCCGCCGGCGAGGTGCGAGGAAAAGGACAGGGCAGAGCGGGGTCGGGGTCTGGCTCGATCGCACCAACgggccgagccggcctcgtccgAGTCAGCGCGCAGCCAGCGCAGGCGACGCGCGCACTGGCCAGCGTGACGCCTGACGGGCGGGCCCAATCGGTCAGCTTTAGTGTCAATACGTACAAAACGAGCTTTTAGTCTTTTTTTTGCAACGGCTAGCCCCAATCTTAGTACTGACACGTAAAAATTACCAATCTCGGTACCAATCTGCTTTCAATGCCCCAATTATGGTACTTCTGTGCAATTTACTCACGGGCCTTGGACCTGGACCAACACGCACAGGATCCACGTTATATATGCTCACGGCGCCATGATTTTTTAACCGGATGTGCCGTCACGACCACGACGGCGGCCACGACTCGGCGCCGTGCCCAGGCAGCGGTCCAGAGCAAACACATTACTAATACCCACGCAGCGCGCGCGGTCCAGTAATAACTCAGCAGGAGGGCCAGGCCGCGACCGCACGGGCACACAGCGCTCCGACCGCCTCCGGAGCTCGTTCGATCATCCACCTCGAGCGCGCGCGCCATGGCGGAGGCGCCTCTGCTGCCGCGGAAGGACCAGGGGGACGCCGccgaggagggggcggggcgctGGCGGAGCGAGGCCGGGAAGCTAGCGTACCTGGCGCTGCCGATGGTGGCGGTGAGCCTGTCGCAGTACGCGGTGCAGGTGTCCTCCAACATGATGGTCGGCCACCTCCCCGGCGTCCTCCCGCTCTCCTCCGCTGCCATCGCCACCTCCCTCGCCTCCGTCTCCGGCTTCAGCCTCCTCGTACGCACACCACTTATCTTTCGCATATTCCATTCCGTTTACGGCCTCTCGTTTATCCCCCTTCAGTTTCCCTTCGCCTCGTGATAGCCAGGCATCCAGCCTTAATTTCCCCTTGTTGCACGCCGCGCATTCCTCTGGTCTCCTCGTCCATTGCGATTTGGCGACGGTCATGGTGTGTTCTTGGCTCATCGAGATTGCtcccaggaatttttccatcttggTTGAATGAAATACAGACAAGGGAAAACGAGACTAGCTCACGTGTTCTTTATTCCCATTGGGTTAGGAGTTAGGACTTTAGAGTAGTATATTACCACTGCAGTTGGATGAGCATGTGACTCTGTGTTTTTCTAAGACTAGCCACAaggggtagtaacatagagtagtaacatgctatagtgggtagtaacatatgtgtggtaacatgcaacacttcatttattaggctgtAGACTCATTTTCCCTTGATATGtatgatgttactcatactagtagtaactagctatgttaccacatgcctctttttcttcatttattgcttgccacattatccattttatctagatatgtgtgatgttactactccctccgtttctttttagttcgcatataaggtttggtcaaagtcaagctttgtagagtttcactaactttatattaaaaaatataaacattcacaatatgaaatcaatattaacagatgcaccatgaaacgcattttcatactatatagttttagtattgtagatgtttatattttcttatataaatttgatcaaactttgtgtactttgactttgaccaaatcttatatgtgaaataaaaagaaacggagggagtacttatgTTACTCTCACTAGTCTAACCGGGAATTATTGAGACTAGCGAGAGACTGTACTTGCGGGTGCCATGCCATCAGATTCCTGATTGGTCGAAAGTGATATTATTTCCTTGTATCAACTAGTCCGATAACGACAGTGTGACACCGCAGGAAAAGTATTCCGCAGCCATCAAAGTAGTAGTCAATTCAGAAGAACCGTTCAAACAATCTTTTTCTTCTGCAATAATGGATTTTGCACCATTTTGTCAGCCTAAATTTCCTCTACGGTCGATTTTCAGTGATCAACATCAAGTAGGTATATTACTGAATAAATTCCTGAAACAGATCGGCATGGCGAGCGCGCTGGAAACGCTCTGCGGCCAGGCCTACGGCGCGAGGCAGTACCACACTCTGGGGCTCCACACGTACCGAGCCATCGTCACCCTCCTGGTGGTGTGCGTCCCGCTCTCGCTCCTGTGGGCGTTCATGGGCAAGATCCTGGCGCTGATCGGGCAGGACCCCCTGATCGCGCACGGGGCCGGGAGGTACATCGTGTGGCTCATCCCTGGGCTCTTCGCCAACGCGGTGATCCAGCCCATCACCAAGTTCCTGCAGTCGCAGAGCCTCACCACGCCGCTGCTCCTGTCGTCCGTGGCGACGCTGGCGCTCCACGTCCCGCTCTGCTGGGTCATGGTGTTCAGGACCGGGATGGGGTACACCGGCGCCGCCCTGGCCATCAGCGTGTCATACTGGCTCAACGTGGCTATGCTCGTGGCCTACATTGTGATGTCGAGCTCCTGCAAGGAGACGCGCACGCCGCCGACCATCAAGGCCTTCCGGGGGGTGGGTGTGTTCCTGCGCCTGGCCCTGCCCTCTGCGCTCATGATATGGTAACCACTAACCACAAGAACCAGTAATTGGAAATGAAAATTAACTTCGCATTCTTCAGTTTTATGTGGCTAATCATGTAATGTTTACATTTGTTTTCAGTCTTGAGTGGTGGTCATTTGAGCTGCTTATTCTCATGTCGGGGCTTCTGCCCAACCCGGAGCTTCAAACCTCGGTGCTCTCAATATGGTATATACCAAATGTTGACTGTTTTATGTGGGTTAAATCTGCTTATACAACAACGTTGAACTTACATTTTTACTGTCATTATTCTCACAGCCTCACGAGCATCACATTGCTCTTTACTATACCTTATGGACTTGGAGCTGCTGGAAGGTACGATCTAAATACATGGCCGATGCTTTTCACCACATGGAAATAATTTCAGTTCGGTAATTAATTCTGTAACTTTTTTTTGTAATGAACAGCACGCGAGTAGCAAACGAATTAGGTGCTGGGAACCCCGAAGGAGCTCGATCGGCGGTCCGTGTCGTCATGTCGGTCGCGGTGACAGAGGCGGTGATCGTCAGTGGAACCCTCTTGCTGTCACGGCGCCTCCTGGGCCGCGCTTACAGCAGCGAGGAGGAGGTCGCATCCGCCGTCGCCGCCATGGTTCCCCTCGTCTGCATCACCGTGGTCACCGATGGCTTGCAAGGGGTTCTCTCAGGTCACATTTACTTCTTCTGAGAGCAGTTGCATAACCTTTTAAGTTGTCCATCGTTTCCAACAAAATGCAGGTACTCTTGCTGTTACTAACCATCTGTAGGTTCTTCCTCAGGCGTCGCTCGAGGATGCGGGTGGCAGCACGTGGGCGCGTACGTCAACCTCGGCTCCTTCTACCTGCTCGGAATCCCCATGGCGATGCTTCTGGGTTTTGTGCTCAAGATGGGGGCAAAGGGGCTTTGGATGGGCGTCGTCTGTGGATCCATCTCGCAGACCACGCTCCTCTCCGCCATCACGTTTTTCACCAACTGGCAGAAGATGGTTTGTTCCTCTGAACCCACTTACACCTATATAAAAAATCATACGTGAAAACGAACGGTCCGATACACAATCTTACGGTccgttgcatgttttttgtattaTGCAGGCTGACGAAGCTAGGGAGAGATCGCTCAGTGAGAAGGCAATGGAGTCTGAGTCGAGATCTCTGCTGGAATAGTTACGCTGCAATTTTGTAGGGGACACGCATCCCATCGCTGTggtttctctcttttttttatttagaaAAGGCTGTGGTTTCTCTCTGAAGTGACAATGTAATTGTAGAGGAGGAAGAGGACGTAAACTACTCCCTTTTCTCCCTCTTTACTTGTTTGGTGTCCGCGGCGAAATGTTTGGTGAAGCTCGATTTTGAAATCCTCTCGTTCACCTTTCCGCTTAGTTTTGCTCGACTCGGAGAGACAGAGAGGGTCCATGCCGGACAGCTCCAGACTTACGGCTGCATCTCGTCTCTACTATTAATCTTTGCTATTAAAAGGGAGTTGGTGTCGCATGTTTGATGAAGCTTTTCCTCTCATCTATTATTTGTTGCTTTTCGTTTTGGGTTTTGTACAACTGACTTTTTGGGGACTAATGATTTTCTGTAGGACCGCAATACAGCGCAACGTCAGATGGGGAGGTCCCTCCAAGCGAACGATTCGTTCCCCAGGCAGGAAGGAATGAATGGAGGAGGAATGAACGAACATTTTCGTTCGCTCAAAATAATGACTCACAGCAAAAGTTTTCGAATTGCCATGTAAAAACCAGTAAAATTGCCGCGTTGTTGTGGAAGATTTATCATGTTCTAAAGTAAAATTTGTAACCTCAAgaaccctccccccccccccccccccgcccccatGCTTCTCAAGCTTGACATCGCCCATGCTTTCGACTTGGTGTTGTGACCTTTCCTCCTCAAAACCCTCACTCACTTGGGTTCTGGCGCACGTTGGCAGGAGTGGATTTCTATCACCCTTGCATCTGCCTCCACACGTGTCCTTGTTAACGGCATCCCCGACCCACCCATCTTCCACGCAAGGGGCCTTTGCCAGGGAGATCCTCTCCCCCCCCCTTCTCTTCGTTTTGGTCATCGACGTCCTAAACTCTCTCATCCAAGTTGCGAGTCGAGTGGGCCTCCTGCAGACGCGACACACGACCTGTAGTGTTTCGTTATGCGCCGACGACATCATCGTTTTCTGCCACCTGACGAGCATGAATCTTCGGCGATCAAAGAGCTGCTTACCCTCTTTGGCAATGTCAGCGGGATGTGCACCAACTACAACAAGTGCTCTGCGACACCTATCCAGTGCTGTGATGACCAGGTGATCACCTTCACCGCCTCCATTGCGTGCCCCATCGCCCACTTATCTGTGGAGTACCTGGATCTTCCTCTTTCCATCAGGAGGCCATCCGACGTCGACCTTCTCCTTCTTGTTGACAAGCTCGAGAAGAAGCTATCCACTTGCGGGCTTCCATGTTATCTCTTGGCGGCCGACTTGCGCTAGTTCGGCACGTCCTTTGTGCAATGCCTACCCACTTACTCGTCGCCATCGTCCTCAACAAGACGATcctcgccatggtcaaccagatcatCCACAATTTTCTTTGGGCCGGGCGCAAGGATGCCAAGGGTAGTTCGGTGCAAGGTCAACCGGGCTAAGGTTTGCCACCACCGGGCTAAGATCTCTATCGTGTTGGCGCGCTTCGCAACCCGCTGGTTGTGGCTCAAGCGCACGGACCCGACTCGCCCTTGGAGTCAGTTCCACCCCCCTGACGATGTTGAGGCCTTGCAGATTTTTCATGCCTCTACATCATGGTCTGTTGGTGATGGGAATACTTTCTTGTCTTGGTCCGACTCTTGGATCGACGGGAACCCCATTGCCGACCTAGGCCCGCTTATTTCTTGTTGCGGTGACCAAAGGGACGCCACCGAAACCACACTATGCGCCAAGGTTTGACGAATCGGGCTTGGATCCGTGACATTCACGGCGGACTCCAGCCTGCTACGCTTGTGCAATATGTTCGGACCTGGCGTCGCCTACACCACCTAGAGCCCACAGACTTGCCGGATACGTTTCATTGCTGTTGGACGAAGTCCGGCAGCTACACCGTCAACTCCTAGTACCTTGCCCTTTTCCATGGATCGATCCTAGGTCCTAATTGGCGCACTTCTTGGAAACCTGGACCTCTCTGCATCAAGGTGTTCACTTGGCTCGCCTTCCAAGATACTGGTTGGACGACAAATAGGTTTGCTCGCCATGGCCTCCCGCATGATGACTGGTGCATTTGCTATGACCAAGTCCTCCGAAGACCTTCAACACTTGCTTGTCGGTTGTTCCTTTTCCCGACGTGTTTGGCACGAGGTGCTATCTTAGTGTCGATCCACGACATCGTTACCCGACTTGACAATGGGCTTCTCCACTTGGTTGGCGTATTCCTGCACCAATGCCCCTAACACCCATCGTCGGGGACTCTCCTCCATCATCATGCTCACGGCCTAGGTGGTGCCAGAGCAATGCGTGCATTTTCGATGGTAAGCAATCATCCTATCGCGTCTTTTTTAGGAGATCCAAGATGAGGCGTGCTTGTGGGCTAAAGCAGGCGCCAAAGGAATGGTCAATCTCTTGCCAGCGACGTAGACCTAGAGTTCTTTGGGGTTGAGCAACCCCTTTAGCCTTCTGCTCCGGTCACCGTGGTTACGCCTCCTAGCACATGTATCACGTGTTGTACCACCCCTGtatatgttggggaacgcagtaatttcaaaaaaaatcctacgcacacacaggaccatggtgatgcatagcaacgagaggggagagtgtgtccacgtaccctcgtagaccgaaagcgaaagcgttagcacaacgcggttgatgtagtcgtacgtcttcacgatccgaccgatccaagtaccgaacgtacgacacctccgagttcagcacacgttcagctcgatgatgtcccgcgaactccgatccaacagagcttcacgggagagttccgtcagcacgacggcgtgatgacggtgatgatgttgctaccgacgcagggcttcgcctaagcaccgctacgatatgaccgaggtggattatggtggaggggggcaccgcacacggctgggagagatcaacagatcaacttgtgtgtctagaggtgccccctgcccccgtatataaaggagcaaggggggaggccggccggccctatggggcgcgccaggaggaggagtcctcctcctagtaggagtaggactcccctctttcctactcctactaggagggggaaaggaagggggagagggagaaggaaaggggggcgccgccccccctctcctagtccaattcggaccagagggggaggggcgcgcggcctgccctaggccagccctctctctctccactaaggcccataaggcccattatttctcccgggggggttccggtaaccctccggcactccggttttctccgaaaccacccgaaacacttccggtgtccgaatgtagttgtccaatatatcgatctttacgtctcgaccatttctagactcctcgtcatgtccgtgatcatatccgggagtccgaactaccttcggtacatcaaaacacaaaaactcataataccgatcgtcaccgaactttaagcgtgcggaccctacgggttcgagaactatgtagacatgaccgagacacgtctccggtcaataaccaatagcggaacctggatgctcatattggctcccacatattttacgaagatctttatcggtcaaaccgcataacaacatgttgccttgcttgagattgcggaactcctcacgcttgctctcaacaacactttgtggaatgtggtgcgctttgaagtcccgacagaagtcagtccaagtgatcacacgacctcctctggaatctttgtattgttgataccaatcatccgcttggtccttgagctgaaaagaagcgaacttgacatagtcctcaggcctgacattgctacattcaaaatgcttgttgatgtccacgagccaatcatcggcatccgtggcctcggcacagtagctgaaagacttgggctgatttgcgagaaactggttgagggtagcgaagtgaggctgattgttgccttggccttgatttccttgattgccttgcccttgggtgcgttcttgcaagagttgcagaatcatctgagcattggcgttggtggctgccatgatatcttgccatgcctccggaggcggaggtggtggcggagggttcgcctgactcccttcattgcgttccggattctgacgcgttggcggagccatcctgaagagggtgacatccgttagcatcttgatagacaaatagtcaaattgaatcaacgaatagaaattgcaacatatagtcttcacaataagcattcgaacaaggatgaacgaatgaattccatagtaaatcgtCACACTTCCATACGTTGAGAAGCCGCTTAGAAAAAAGGTAtagaatcaacatttgacttcgaagcaactcgaataccacaattcaaaacaaaacaaagtattggcttgcagaataagccggaacaaacatatgatagagatttcgtccgaagttttcgtggtggggcccacacgggctcgatcgtacagcaccatcatgtacaaggcagtgcacatgacatacgaagcgtccccgagtcggcatagccaaggactctttaagacactacgagaccactgtaaaaccaaccgtgtaaaggcggaccactagacgtcgaaccccaatctcatatcatgcgtctgtcggaaagatatcctaggagctacttgaattcccacttataaactcccgaaactttctggttatgcaatctggtgttggggatacaggggacacaaaatatatcacccaaactagcaatccctagatccagctgtatccatccgtcaacacataaccaagaaaccttcggaaatcgtttacctcaaccttcgaaaaacatccgttatacgagttatggcaatactcccgaactcccgccccagtactgggtggcatcgaggtgatctcaccaacaactgcataaaagagatttcgatgtcggcgaaactcaggtattccagaactgcaacgataaaattgtgacgacaacacctcggagctcaactccccgggacactgccacaacccctaaatgtcaggaggcaccaggatcaatgttctcatcacaaaaccatcgaaacgattctaagatacccgcgtgatcctaatttttttttgtgaaatttgaggagagaagagtcaaaacttctacttcaggaggcctcaccagagcgacgaagggactgaggagtaaaaagaatcctactctccgatatatataaacctaagactcaaaacatttttgttctagactcaacaacgccagcgattcgatcaagcagggggctcctaagtcggggatggctctgattaccaacttgtaacgcccacgatgcggctatatctcccacgtgtcgaggcacgacttagaggcataaccgcattgtggttttgtcgcaagaagggtcatcttcacacaatcccatgtaatgaacaagaaagggataacgAGAGCTGGCTTACAATcgcacttcacacaatacataagtataattcatacatcatccaaaatccacacatatagactgactacggtcaaaaccaaatgaaaataagataaccccaaatgctagatccccgatcaacccaactgggctccactactgaacatcaggaaaagacacatagtaacgaccacgttcctcgtcgaactcccacttgagctcggtttcgtcatctgcactggcatcgtcggcacctgcaactgttttggtagaatctgtgagtcacgaggactcagcaatctcacacccgcgagatcaaaactatttaagcttataagaaaggatggtgtaatgaggtggagctgcagcaagcactaagcatatatggtggctaacatacgcaaatgagagcgagaagagaagcaacgcaacggacgcgaagctagaaatgatcaagaagtgatcctgaaactacttacgttcatgcataactcaaaccgtgttcacttcccggactccgccgagaagagaccatcacggctacacacacggttgatgtattttaattaagtcaagtgacaagttctctacaaccggacattaataaattcccatctgcctcataaccgcgggcacggctttcgaaagataataccctgtaggggtgtcccaacttagcccattataagctctcacgatcaacgaaggataaaccttctcccggaaagacccgatcagtct
The Aegilops tauschii subsp. strangulata cultivar AL8/78 chromosome 3, Aet v6.0, whole genome shotgun sequence genome window above contains:
- the LOC109754043 gene encoding protein DETOXIFICATION 12; translated protein: MAEAPLLPRKDQGDAAEEGAGRWRSEAGKLAYLALPMVAVSLSQYAVQVSSNMMVGHLPGVLPLSSAAIATSLASVSGFSLLIGMASALETLCGQAYGARQYHTLGLHTYRAIVTLLVVCVPLSLLWAFMGKILALIGQDPLIAHGAGRYIVWLIPGLFANAVIQPITKFLQSQSLTTPLLLSSVATLALHVPLCWVMVFRTGMGYTGAALAISVSYWLNVAMLVAYIVMSSSCKETRTPPTIKAFRGVGVFLRLALPSALMICLEWWSFELLILMSGLLPNPELQTSVLSICLTSITLLFTIPYGLGAAGSTRVANELGAGNPEGARSAVRVVMSVAVTEAVIVSGTLLLSRRLLGRAYSSEEEVASAVAAMVPLVCITVVTDGLQGVLSGVARGCGWQHVGAYVNLGSFYLLGIPMAMLLGFVLKMGAKGLWMGVVCGSISQTTLLSAITFFTNWQKMADEARERSLSEKAMESESRSLLE